The DNA sequence CAGAGTCATGAGTATCCATAGACTTACGAAGAAACCAGTTCAAGAATGTTTGATAACCCATCCCTTGCTTTTCGCCCTCGACCTCAAGCCAATTCAATATTTCCGGATCCAACCGGAATGTCTTAATGACTTTTAAATCTTTAGATTTTTTTGCTTTCTTTGCTTTTGAAAAA is a window from the Deltaproteobacteria bacterium genome containing:
- a CDS encoding antitoxin, with the translated sequence MRDEYDFSKAKKAKKSKDLKVIKTFRLDPEILNWLEVEGEKQGMGYQTFLNWFLRKSMDTHDSVEERLEKLEQTVFRKKA